The stretch of DNA GTTGGCTACCGACGGTAGCGAGACACCAATTTTAATCGGCGTGCTGGGGCTGAAGGTACTGATCGGCTACGTGCTGATTATTCCGTGCATTTACTACCTGCTGCGCGATCGCGAGGACGTATATTTTCTGCTCCGCCTCCAGGTGGTGCTGATTCTGGTCTGCTGCGGCCTGGGGCTGATCCAGTACCTGATGCTGCGGACAGGCATTTGTCAGGGCACCGTGGGAGAGGGCGAAGAATTGTTTAAAGCGTCGCTACAGGCCCGCTGCTTTGTGGGCGGATCGCTGCTGTACACCCCCGAACAGGGCCAAATTCGCCTGCCGGGCACGTTTAATGCCCCCTGGCAGTGGGGCTGGTTTTTGATCTCCAGCGGATTTTTTGCCTTTGGCACGGCGTTTAGCGATCGCAGCCCCCTCTGGCGCATTGTAGGGTTGGCCTCGCTGGCGGCGGTGGGGGTGATGGCGGTGGTGTCGGGCCAGCGCATCGCCCTGGCCCTGGTGCCTGCCACCATTGTGGGCCTGCTGGTGCTCACGGGGCAGGTGGCCAACCTGAAGCGTTTTTTGCCGGTGGGCATCGGTCTGGCCGTCATTCTCAGCGTGTTTATGGCCCAAAACCCGGTGGTGGTGCAAGAACGGTGGGCCAGCTTCGAGAGCCGCTGGAGCGCCTCGCCGCCCCACGAGTTTATTGTGCAGCAGTTTGCCTGGGCACAGAAACAGCAGGAGGGGATCTTGGGCCGGGGGGTGGGCCGCGCCACCAATGCCGCCCGCATCTTTGGCAAAACCGAACTGGTCGAGACCTACCACCCCAAGCTGCTCTACGAAATTGGTCCCCTGGGGCTGCTGGCCACTCTGGCGGTGTACCTGATGCTGACGGTGGCTACCTTCCAGGCCTACCGCTCCATCAAAGACCCCAACCTGCGGGGCTACGGCGCATCCATGTGGGTGTTTGTGCTGTTTATCAGCCTGTTTCCCTACTACTACCCGCTGGATGTGGATCCGGTGAATGTGTACTACTGGCTGGCGGCGGGCATTGTGCTCAAACTGCCCGAAATCGACCAAAAAGAGCGCTTGCAGCAGCGTCTAGACGAGGCCAGTCGTCGCCGCAAGCTCACCCCCCGCGAGAAAAAGCAGCTGCAAAAGCAAGAGACAATCGTGTTTGAGTAGCCGCTGGGCAAATGGCTTAACCTGCACGAATAGTACGCTTGAACTTTGTGCGCTATACTTCACTTCGTTGATGGTTGCTTGGGAGACAAAGCTATGGCTCAGGTCAAAAATGGGGCAACGGCAGTGGCGGAAGCAGAAGTAACGGCAGCAGAAGCAGCGGCGACAGAGGATGTGCTTGCGTCCGACGATCTCGAATCGGTAGATGCCGATCAGATCGACGATCTGTTCAAAGACCTCAAAACCCTGCTTAGCACCGTCGAAAAGCTACAAAAAGCCCGTCAGGATGTGGGCGATATCAAGCCTTTGATTCTGCGCCTGCTCGACGGCGAACTGCTCTCGGGCGACGAACTGGAAGAACTGCGCGGCGGCATCGGCGGCCTGTCAAAAATCCTCAAGCTCTATAACGACTACCAGAGCGCCCTGGAGCGTGCCCAGCCCGCCCGCACCATTCTCGACCAGCTCTTGAAGTCTTAATGAATTCGTAGGGTGCATTAGGTGGCCTATCACCCTCGTATCCAGCACTCAAATTGCGCCCGCCGTAATCCACCATTCCCGGTCGCGAGACGTTTAGCCGAGAGTCTGCCATTGCTTGAGTTCCCCTAATGGTGCATCGCTGCTAGTGGTGCATCGCTAGGGGATGCACCCTACAGTTGGATTGGGTGCGTTCAAGACGCAAAGAGCATTTGACTACCGAGCGTTCCAGGAGGCTGCCGCATCGCTGACGGCTTGTTCGACCGTTTTTTGGCCCAGCATTGCCGCTTGCAGATTGTCGTAAATAATTGCCTGCAATTCCTTCACCCCATCCATCGCTGGAATCAGCACCTCAGCCTGGTTCATCTGTTCGGCGCTGACCGATCGCGCCTGTTCTACCCCTTTGGTGCCCGCAGCGGCAAAGTAGCTATCCTCCAGCGCCCCGGCGGTCGAGGGCAACACGTTGGCCGCCTTGGCGAAGGCCAGCTGGTTGGCGTCGTTGGTGACGTAGAGGGCAAAGTCGATCGCTGCGTCAGGCACGTCGGTACTGGCTGGAATCACCAGATTCATCACCGCCACGTTGGTCTTGCCGGTGTCGCCGGTAATCTGGGGGCCGCTGCCGGTGACACCGGCAATGCTGGGGGCGTTGGCCTCAATGGTGGGAAAGAATTCTGCCCCCGTGGAAAGCAGTGCCACTTCGCCCGCCTGGTAGAGATCAATGGCGCGGCGGTGGCCCTGGGTCAGCACCTCCTGGGGCAGCAGCTGTTGCTGGTAGAGGTCACTCCAGTACTGAAAGACGGCGCGACCGGCGTCGGTGTCGAAGGCGGCCTGGCCCTGGTCGTCTACCAGCTCGACCCCCATCTGCACAAAGGACTGCAGCACGTCGGCGGAGTCTTCGGGCACAAAGGTGGTGAAGTAGGCGTACTTGCCGGTGGCGTCTTTTACCTGGCGGGCCACCTCGGCCAGCTCGGCGTAGGTGGTGGGCGGCTCGACCCCAGCGGCGGCCAGCAGGTCCTGGTTGTGCAGGGTGACGTTGGTAGTCAGGTACCAGGGAATGCCAAAACTCTGACCGTTGAGGGTGTTGGCCTCCCAGATGTTGGGCAGGTAGACCTGCCTGGCCTCGGCGGGCACCTTGTCATCCAGGGGTAGCCAGGCGTTGCGGCTGGCCAGCTGGGCGGCAAAGTCGGGGTTGAGGTTGACCACGTCGGGGGCGGTACCAGCGGTGACGGCGGTGAGAATTTTGCTCTGCATGTCGGCCCAGGGCACATCCACCCAGCGCACGGTGGTGCCAGGGTTTTGGGCTTCGTATTCGGCAATCAGTCCGTTGAAGTAGTCGGTAAAGTCGGGCTGGAGCTGCATCGTCCAGAATTCAACCTCCTGGCTGCCATCGGTCGGGGTGTTGGCCGTGGGCTGCCCGCTTCCGCAGGCCACCAACCAGCTCATCATCAAACCCAATAGGGCAAACAAACTAAATCGGGCGTAGGAGCGTAGTCTCATGGCATGTCCAGGGATAGGGGCTACCGCAACACAGTCAACCTTACTCAGCCACACGCCCAAGGCGCTGACGAGCTAATGTTTTGCAAACATCTATTCGGTCAGGGCAGGTTCGACATCGGGGCATTGCGGTGCAATGCCCCGACCAGAGAAATCCGCCAGTCGAGGGGGCCCAACTAGATCGATGGCTGCAATACGGTTGTTCATTTTCTCTTAAAGTGGACAAGATTGGTGGGGCGACAGCACCAATCCAGTGAACAAGTGTGCGGCTACAGCATGACCTGCACGGCGCTGGAACAGGCGATCGCCCGCGCTTTGGCCTCCTCCACTGTATCGCCCAGGGCCAGAGCCACGCCCATGCGGCGGTTGGGGTGGGCGACGGGTTTACCAAACAGCCGCACCTTGCTGGTCGGCACCTTCAGCGCCTCGTCCAGGCCCGAGTAGCGGGGGTTGTCGCTCTGGCCAGGGGCTAAAATCACCGCCGAGGCCCCCGGCTGCACCAGGGAAATCTCACCGATGGGCAGGCCCGCGATCGCCCGCACATGCAGCTCAAACTCTGACTGGTGCTGGCTCACCATGGTTACCATGCCGGTGTCGTGGGGGCGGGGGCTGACCTCGCTAAAGTAGACGGTCTGGGGCTGGTCGGGGGGCCCAGCGATGAACAGTTCCACGCCAAACAGCCCCCAGCCCCCCAGGGCATCGGTGACCGCTCTGGCCATCGCCTGGCAGGCGGCCAGGGTATCGGGGTGGAGGGCACAGGGCTGCCACGACTCGCGGTAGTCCCCCGCCTCCTGGCGGTGGCCGATGGGGGGGCAGAAGTGGGTGCCATCCGCCGCCCGCACGGTCAGCAGGGTAATCTCGGTGTCAAAGGGCACAAAGCCCTCGACAATGACGCGATCGCCCTTGCCCCGGCCCGCCTCCCTGGCGTAGGTCCAGGCAGCCAGCACCTCAGATTCCTGGCGCACGGTGCTCTGGCCCTTGCCCGAGGAACTCATGATCGGCTTCACTACGCAGGGCAGGCCGATGGCCGCGATCGCCGCCCAATACTCCGCCTCGGTACTGGCGAAGCGAAAGGGCGAGGTCTTGAGGCCCAGCTCTTCCGCCGCCAGCCGTCGAATGCCCTCGCGGTTCATCGTTAGCTGGGTGGCCCGCGCGGTGGGGATGACCCGCCAGCCTTCGGCTTCGAGGGCAACTAGGGTATCGGTGGCGATCGCTTCCACCTCCGGCACAATCAGCCCCGGCTGCTCCTGCTCTACCACCTGCCGCAGGGCCGCGCCATCCAGCATGTCGATTACGTGGCGGCGATGGGCCACTGCCATGGCCGGAGCCTGGTCGTAGCGATCGACGGCCACCACCTCCAACCCCAGTCGCACGGCCTCCAGGGCCACCTCCCGGCCCAGTTCGCCCGACCCCAGCAGTAGCAGGGTTTGGGCATCGACCTTCAGAGGGGTGCCCAGGGGCAGCAGGGGAGCAGTCATCGTCAATTACTCCAGAGATAGAGAACGGGTCAGCACAAAGCAATATTTTCTCAATATTAAGTGCTCACTTTTCAAAATTGTGTGTAATATCGCTGGTGATACCAGCTATAGATTGACCTGGTATTCCATCAGGAGCAGTGGTGAAACCAATGGGTGCGAGTTAAACCGAGAGCGCCTTGTCTGCCTTCCCAGCGAGGAAACTAGCGCGTAAAAAAGAAAAGTGGAAAAACTGAATTAAATTGTGTACCATTCGTTAGCACTTTTCCCCAGGGATAGCTGCTGCGCCACTTAGATCCCTTCAACCATTGCCCAAAGCGGGTCTTTGGCAGGGTTATAAATGGGCCGTTTGGGTCTGCTTGGTTGTCGTCAAGCCAGGCAGGTTTTCTGGTTACCCACCTGTTTTTCGGATACTGCCGTGGATAGTCTCAAAGCTATTTTTAGTCGCAAACCTCGGGGGGTTGGAATTGAGTTGACCCCCGAGAAAGTCAATTTGGCCCGGCTGAAAAAGCAGGGAACCTCGCTTAAGTTAGATGCACTGGCTTCGGTTGAACTGGCCGAAGGAATCTACGAAGAGGGGCAAATTCTAGACACAGCCGCTATGGCCGACGCCATTCAAACGGTGCTGGCGGAAAGCAAGCTCAAGGTCAAGCAGGCCACCACTGCCATTCCGGGGCGGGCAATTACCCGCGTGATTCCGGTGCCCGCCGAGCTCGACGATGAGGAGCTGCGGGAAATGGTGCTCAATCAGGAGGCCAGTCTCTACCTGCCTTTCCCCCGCGAAGAGGCCGATGTGGACTACCAGAAGCTGGGCTACTTTGTGGACGAAGACGGCATCGAGAAGGTGCAGGTGCTGCTGGTGGCGGTGCGCAAAGACCTGACCGACCCCTATATAGAAGTGTTTCAGCAGGCGGGGCTGGTGCTCAACGTGCTGGAAACCTCCAGCTTTGCGCTGATTCGCACCATTCGGGAGCAGCTGCGGCAGTTCACCCCCCAGGAAGCTGCTGCGGTGGTGGATATCGAGTTTGAAAATACTGAGATCTCAATCGTGGTCGATGGGGTGCCGCATTTTTCGCGCACCGTCCCCATCGGCACGTTTCAGATCCAAAGCGCCCTCAGCCGCGCCATGAACCTGCCCCCCTCGCGCAACACCGAGTTGCTCCAGGGTATGACGGTGCCGATTCAAACCATGGACACCGTGGGTGCGCCCCAGATGGGCAACACCAACCCCGGCACGACCGCTATGCTGCGGGTACTGGGCGAGCTTTCGGACGAATTGCGCCGCTCCATCGACTTTTACCTGAACCAGGGGGAGGACATGGAGGTGGCCCAGCTGTTGCTGGCGGGGCCAGGGGCTTCGATTGGCCAACTCGATGAGTTTCTGGCCCAGCGGCTGAGCCTGCCCGCCAGCCAGATTGACCCCATTTCGGCGCTGGCGCTGGATGTCGCTGAAGACATTCCCGAAAGTCAGCGGGCTGGGTTGGCGACGGTGATTGGCCTTGGCCTGCGGGAGGTATAGCTATGTACGGTCTGGATATCAATTTCCTCAAGGACCGCGAAGTTCGGGTCTTTGAAGCCAAGCCTCGAGCCAGAGCGGGCCGAGCAACGGTGGTCGGCGATCGCCGACCCCTCTACATTGGCCTGGCGGCGGCGCTGGTTCCCCTGGCGCTGGTGGGCGGCTTCTGGGCCGTCACCCGGGGGCAGGTCAATCAGCTCCAGGCCCGCAGTGCTGAGCTCGATGCCGAAAGCGCTGCACTGCAAAGCCAGCTCCAGGAAATTAGCGGCATTCAGCAGCAGATTGACCTGGTGCGGGCCGAAAACAATGCTTTCGTGACCGTGTTCAATGACATCGTGCCCTGGTCGGCGCTGCTCCAGGACATTCGCACCCGAACTCCGGCCAGGGTGCAAATCGTCAGCCTCAGTCAGACCGCCGGCACCTCCCTGGAGGTCGATCCCAATGTGGTGCCACCCGCTGCCGGGGGCATTTCGATTGGGGGAGTGTCCTGCGCCTACGACGCCATCAACGACTTTGCCCTGGTGCTGCAGCGATCGCCCCTGCTACAGTCCCAGACCGTAGCGATTACCCAGGCCCAGCAGCAGCCTACCCTGCTCGACCCCCAAACCCAGGGGCGCTGTCCTGGGGCTGCGGTGGACGACCCCGACTTTTTGATCGACTACACCATCGGTGCCAACATCACCAATACTCCGGCCTCTCAGCTGATCGATGAGCTAGAGCGCCAGGGTACGGTCGGTTTAGTAACCCGTCTTCGGGCCCTGAGAGAACAAGGAGTGATCGAATGACCGCCACAGG from Leptolyngbya sp. KIOST-1 encodes:
- a CDS encoding PilN domain-containing protein — its product is MYGLDINFLKDREVRVFEAKPRARAGRATVVGDRRPLYIGLAAALVPLALVGGFWAVTRGQVNQLQARSAELDAESAALQSQLQEISGIQQQIDLVRAENNAFVTVFNDIVPWSALLQDIRTRTPARVQIVSLSQTAGTSLEVDPNVVPPAAGGISIGGVSCAYDAINDFALVLQRSPLLQSQTVAITQAQQQPTLLDPQTQGRCPGAAVDDPDFLIDYTIGANITNTPASQLIDELERQGTVGLVTRLRALREQGVIE
- the hpsL gene encoding hormogonium polysaccharide biosynthesis protein HpsL, whose translation is MVSLAVTHTSPTSTKATRPRRRGKGKGDTAEQAPPLSRKEERAKKRQAQKARKALIQYLSGTLFVAGLVGVLLALLGEPKLGLAAVVAIACLFLSFKYPRQAIYGLIIYVPFGGTVVYALGGSGILQLAKDAIYIPALIGVIQFCRRTRQPLILPPLIKLPLLALLGLSGLTLLVVNGGQQLATDGSETPILIGVLGLKVLIGYVLIIPCIYYLLRDREDVYFLLRLQVVLILVCCGLGLIQYLMLRTGICQGTVGEGEELFKASLQARCFVGGSLLYTPEQGQIRLPGTFNAPWQWGWFLISSGFFAFGTAFSDRSPLWRIVGLASLAAVGVMAVVSGQRIALALVPATIVGLLVLTGQVANLKRFLPVGIGLAVILSVFMAQNPVVVQERWASFESRWSASPPHEFIVQQFAWAQKQQEGILGRGVGRATNAARIFGKTELVETYHPKLLYEIGPLGLLATLAVYLMLTVATFQAYRSIKDPNLRGYGASMWVFVLFISLFPYYYPLDVDPVNVYYWLAAGIVLKLPEIDQKERLQQRLDEASRRRKLTPREKKQLQKQETIVFE
- the pilM gene encoding type IV pilus assembly protein PilM, which gives rise to MDSLKAIFSRKPRGVGIELTPEKVNLARLKKQGTSLKLDALASVELAEGIYEEGQILDTAAMADAIQTVLAESKLKVKQATTAIPGRAITRVIPVPAELDDEELREMVLNQEASLYLPFPREEADVDYQKLGYFVDEDGIEKVQVLLVAVRKDLTDPYIEVFQQAGLVLNVLETSSFALIRTIREQLRQFTPQEAAAVVDIEFENTEISIVVDGVPHFSRTVPIGTFQIQSALSRAMNLPPSRNTELLQGMTVPIQTMDTVGAPQMGNTNPGTTAMLRVLGELSDELRRSIDFYLNQGEDMEVAQLLLAGPGASIGQLDEFLAQRLSLPASQIDPISALALDVAEDIPESQRAGLATVIGLGLREV
- a CDS encoding ABC transporter substrate-binding protein produces the protein MRLRSYARFSLFALLGLMMSWLVACGSGQPTANTPTDGSQEVEFWTMQLQPDFTDYFNGLIAEYEAQNPGTTVRWVDVPWADMQSKILTAVTAGTAPDVVNLNPDFAAQLASRNAWLPLDDKVPAEARQVYLPNIWEANTLNGQSFGIPWYLTTNVTLHNQDLLAAAGVEPPTTYAELAEVARQVKDATGKYAYFTTFVPEDSADVLQSFVQMGVELVDDQGQAAFDTDAGRAVFQYWSDLYQQQLLPQEVLTQGHRRAIDLYQAGEVALLSTGAEFFPTIEANAPSIAGVTGSGPQITGDTGKTNVAVMNLVIPASTDVPDAAIDFALYVTNDANQLAFAKAANVLPSTAGALEDSYFAAAGTKGVEQARSVSAEQMNQAEVLIPAMDGVKELQAIIYDNLQAAMLGQKTVEQAVSDAAASWNAR
- the purT gene encoding formate-dependent phosphoribosylglycinamide formyltransferase, coding for MTAPLLPLGTPLKVDAQTLLLLGSGELGREVALEAVRLGLEVVAVDRYDQAPAMAVAHRRHVIDMLDGAALRQVVEQEQPGLIVPEVEAIATDTLVALEAEGWRVIPTARATQLTMNREGIRRLAAEELGLKTSPFRFASTEAEYWAAIAAIGLPCVVKPIMSSSGKGQSTVRQESEVLAAWTYAREAGRGKGDRVIVEGFVPFDTEITLLTVRAADGTHFCPPIGHRQEAGDYRESWQPCALHPDTLAACQAMARAVTDALGGWGLFGVELFIAGPPDQPQTVYFSEVSPRPHDTGMVTMVSQHQSEFELHVRAIAGLPIGEISLVQPGASAVILAPGQSDNPRYSGLDEALKVPTSKVRLFGKPVAHPNRRMGVALALGDTVEEAKARAIACSSAVQVML